In a single window of the Thermofilum uzonense genome:
- a CDS encoding energy-coupling factor ABC transporter ATP-binding protein, translated as MFGCEDLWVSLPTTGEVLKGVSLVVNKGEIVALLGPNGSGKTTLILALAGLLNARSGKVTLEGVELRLQLPEARRRIGVLFQDPDDQLFNPTVMDELMFTLDQLGLPPQDKERRVKEVASLLNIEHILHRPVYSLSFGEKRRVALASILVYDPEYLLLDEPTANIDPGNLNIMLKVVCSLRKAGKGILLATQAVDLVNRLASRVYVMNEGRIIWSGGPEIPEEVLVRAGLKTGQVACQ; from the coding sequence GTGTTTGGCTGCGAGGATCTCTGGGTGTCACTACCCACAACCGGTGAAGTTTTGAAAGGAGTAAGCCTTGTAGTCAACAAGGGGGAGATAGTAGCTCTTCTCGGGCCAAACGGTAGCGGGAAAACAACCCTCATACTCGCCCTAGCCGGGCTTCTAAACGCTAGATCGGGAAAGGTAACCCTTGAAGGCGTGGAGCTTCGGCTTCAGCTGCCAGAGGCGAGGAGAAGAATAGGGGTTTTGTTCCAGGATCCTGACGATCAATTGTTTAACCCTACAGTGATGGACGAGTTAATGTTCACGCTCGACCAGCTAGGATTGCCGCCCCAAGATAAGGAGAGGAGAGTAAAGGAAGTAGCCTCCCTGCTCAACATCGAGCATATACTTCACAGGCCAGTGTATAGTCTAAGCTTTGGAGAGAAGAGGCGTGTTGCTCTTGCATCGATACTGGTTTACGATCCAGAGTACCTCCTCCTAGATGAGCCCACAGCCAACATTGACCCGGGCAACCTTAATATTATGCTGAAAGTGGTCTGCTCTCTGAGGAAAGCCGGCAAGGGTATACTCCTCGCTACCCAGGCTGTTGATCTAGTCAACAGGCTAGCGAGTAGAGTCTACGTGATGAACGAGGGTAGGATCATATGGTCCGGAGGGCCCGAAATCCCGGAAGAAGTGCTTGTAAGGGCTGGATTGAAAACCGGGCAAGTGGCATGCCAATAA